CGAAACGGTGGCTTGACTTCAGAATCTTCTCCCAATGCCCCAAACAGATCTTGGATCAGGGACTGCCGTTCTTCAGTTGCATCAGGAAGGGAGATATTGAAAGCGTGTAAGATTTGTTGCGCGCGAAGATGCATTTTGCCAAGTTCGGAGTCAATCGCCATGTAAGGCTCGCCTGCAAGCATCCTCTCTCGCATTGATTTCTCTGTGCGTGATTGATTCATAAACTAACTCGTCAACTGTCTTGAGCGGTAATGCTCTGGTCGCATACAGAAATTGCCACAGAGTCTATGTTAACTGGTTACGGATGATGTCGAGGGTGTCTTTTAACCAATTGACATAAGTCTGTTCCCGTTGCTTAATCAGTGCCAGCACCAGTTGATGCATTTGCTGTTCGCGAGCATCCAGATCTCGATGTCCTAGAACATTAATGGCTTGACATCTGGTTAACTTTTCACATCGCGCCTTCAGTTCTGGTTCTAGTAACTCCACTATCGCAGAGTTCGGCAATTGAGCCGCAAAGTAAAGTTGCATCAGCAAGGGTTCTCGCCCAACTGGCAACGGTTGATGGGTCTGAAGCCATCTGGTGAACTCGGCTGAGCCTCTGGCGGTGATGCGGTAGACTTTACGATTGGGGCGCTCGTGCTGAATCTCTACGGTACACACAATCTCACCTTGCTGTTCTAACTTGTCTAAGGTGCGGTAAATTTGCGCCTGATCCGCCCGCCACAAGTGGGCAATACAGTCGTCAAAGCACTCAGTTTTCAGGTCGTAGCCAGTCCGCTCCTGCTGTTGGAGTAAACCAAGGATGATATGGGACAGAGACATAGACGGTTTCCCGAACTCAAAGGGGGACAAGCCCTACTCAGGCTATCTATATACTACTATGCTAATATATGATTAGTCTTATATAGAACCAACTAAAATTATCCCACCACTCAGGGATTACCATAATGGAAGGATGGGACAGATTCATGCTGAACACGCTTCAACATCGTATGGCTCAACATCAACTCTTGAGTGACTTACGCCTGAAATTGCTGCGCCTGCACAAACTGTTGCTAGATGTGGAGCGGCTTGCCTACGAACAAGTCTGGGGACGGGTTTCTACAGGGCAACTGTGGCAACTGGCGATTGATAGCGACCAATTCCGGTGGTTACATCAACTCTCGGAATTAATCGTGCAGATCGATCTGTTGCTTGATGCCGATGAGCCTGTGACTTCAGAAGCAATCGCATCTCTCTCAAGTCACATTGGCATCCTGCTCACCCCCAATCAATTGGGATCTGATTTTGCCATCAAGTATGATGCTGTCTTTCAACGCCATCCTGATGTGGTATTGGCTCATGCTGATGTGGTAACGCTGCTGGCATCTGTCTCTTGAAC
This genomic stretch from Merismopedia glauca CCAP 1448/3 harbors:
- a CDS encoding PadR family transcriptional regulator: MSLSHIILGLLQQQERTGYDLKTECFDDCIAHLWRADQAQIYRTLDKLEQQGEIVCTVEIQHERPNRKVYRITARGSAEFTRWLQTHQPLPVGREPLLMQLYFAAQLPNSAIVELLEPELKARCEKLTRCQAINVLGHRDLDAREQQMHQLVLALIKQREQTYVNWLKDTLDIIRNQLT
- a CDS encoding maltose acetyltransferase domain-containing protein, producing the protein MNQSRTEKSMRERMLAGEPYMAIDSELGKMHLRAQQILHAFNISLPDATEERQSLIQDLFGALGEDSEVKPPFR